A genomic window from Gossypium hirsutum isolate 1008001.06 chromosome D12, Gossypium_hirsutum_v2.1, whole genome shotgun sequence includes:
- the LOC107946428 gene encoding ACD11 homolog protein: MTHSQQMNEFGNSLRKTLKMVTKTPLSTIAQAFEELSQCGTKDEGLPLDKFCDACSLVSVLFNSLGLAFKFAEMEYVAKVGNLVEASKRFATLENIVDADVGNGTVKKQRSPSRDLRRVRQGLDLVRALFEQFLSSKDYSLRNAASTAYAQVCAPYHTWAVRTAVSAGMHTLPSREQLLLKLNETDHSAKKKMRRYIKASRPLIDYIDKLYISRKIRLDW; this comes from the exons ATGACCCATTCGCAGCAGATGAATGAATTTGGCAATTCTCTAAGGAAGACATTAAAAATGGTGACCAAAACTCCATTGTCTACAATAGCGCAGGCGTTTGAAGAGTTATCGCAGTGTGGAACCAAGGATGAAGGGCTTCCGTTGGATAAATTCTGCGATGCTTGTTCTTTGGTTTCTGTTCTTTTTAACTCCCTCGGTCTCGCCTTCAAATTTGCGGAGATGGAGTACGTCGCCAAG GTAGGTAATCTTGTGGAAGCATCAAAAAGGTTTGCCACTTTAGAAAATATAGTTGATGCAGATGTAGGTAATGGGACAGTGAAAAAACAGAGAAGCCCTTCGCGAGATCTGCGTCGTGTTAGGCAGGGTCTTGACCTCGTACGAGCTTTATTTGAACAATTTTTGTCATCCAA gGATTACTCATTGAGAAACGCAGCTTCAACAGCTTATGCTCAAGTATGTGCACCGTATCACACATGGGCGGTAAGGACTGCTGTTTCTGCTGGAATGCATACACTTCCATCAAGGGAACAACTTTTGCTGAAACTCAACGAAACAGATCATTCAGCAAAGAAGAAAATGAGAAGGTACATCAAAGCTTCACGCCCACTGATTGATTACATCGATAAGCTTTATATTTCTAGAAAGATCAGGTTGGACTGGTGA
- the LOC107946429 gene encoding uncharacterized protein: MDGVTVASTPSPSYSTAAYVSWDEVNVSSDKGRRVVHYYLKRRDGVSDLAVIGKEKSLRHMSYHFAIKNRSLFFSSTSFYKLKSRREVVNWLNSVVSDSSSRESHCSVDGIWNGKEVKSMDFGAVKDLQSQKLVQKEFLWLGSSWTCKRKKKHYESFRRNGVIISVHDFVYVLAEENKRLVAYLEDLYEDSRGNKMVVVRWFHKIDEVDIDLRHNYNCREIFFSHCLQDLSIECIDGLATVLSPVHFKKFLNEATHTRLEPFVCCKQFENDVKPFDVTQVKGYWKQDILRYMYGLSPSNDCVTRQQRADDLKTVWDVDDDVGIRPRKRYCRSKDDDMHMHFNGSRESMDTSFADVQDFHKSKNGNVSFNFSGRNFAFLSTGEAKQYSSHHLMVGSEVEVLTQDSGMRGCWFRARIIKKHKNKVKLQYQDIQDAADEANKLEEWILVTKVATSDEVGIRVSGRTAIRPSSQFTKGSTSCIGVGSVVDVWWHDGWWEGLVVQELEDKFRVHFPGEKRESVFGIGDIRQSQEWLGNRWINLKERHDLVSTILWAGKQDVSRSYNFNTDKNTICESGQCGKEATECKGSAVEPGNERAQDASVVPDLSKDDRLSQLKWKSSRKRKRVTSTCVRKLNCSRNLIKSTAQSVACERFLIPASLKVDNENCKNIGDPLFSSSVVPQLTSLVMTR, translated from the exons ATGGACGGTGTGACGGTGGCGTCGACGCCTTCGCCGTCGTACTCTACGGCGGCCTATGTGAGCTGGGACGAGGTGAATGTTTCAAGCGATAAAGGAAGGAGAGTGGTTCACTATTATTTGAAGAGAAGGGACGGCGTTTCAGATCTGGCTGTGATTGGTAAAGAAAAGAGCTTGAGGCACATGTCTTATCATTTCGCTATTAAGAACcgttctcttttcttctcttcgaCTTCTTTTTACAAGCTCAAGTCTCGCCGGGAGGTCGTCAATTGGCTTAATTCTGTCGTTTCCG ATTCTTCTTCTCGTGAGTCTCACTGTTCAGTTGATGGCATTTggaatggaaaggaggtgaaaagtATGGATTTTGGAGCCGTCAAG GATCTTCAATCACAAAAGCTTGTCCAAAAAGAATTTTTATGGTTAGGTTCTTCATGGACGTGCAAGAGAAAAAAGAAACACTATGAGTCTTTCCGCAGGAATGGTGTAATAATTTCG GTTCACGACTTCGTTTATGTCTTAGCTGAGGAGAATAAACGACTTGTTGCCTATTTGGAAGATTTGTATGAGGACTCTAGGGGCAACAAGATGGTTGTGGTACGATGGTTTCACAAAATTGATGAGGTTGATATTGACTTGCGTCACAATTATAATTGCagagaaattttcttttctcattGTCTTCAAGATCTTAGTATTGAATGCATAGATGGATTGGCTACTGTCCTTAGTCCTGTGCATTTCAAGAAATTTTTGAATGAGGCAACACACACTCGGCTGGAGCCATTTGTATGCTGCAAGCAATTTGAAAATGATGTTAAGCCTTTTGATGTGACTCAAGTTAAGGGTTACTGGAAACAAGATATACTTAGATATATGTATGGTCTTTCTCCTTCTAATGATTGTGTGACTCGTCAGCAACGTGCTGACGACCTGAAAACTGTTTGGGATGTTGATGACGATGTTGGGATTAGGCCTAGAAAGAGATATTGTCGATCAAAAGATGATGATATGCACATGCATTTCAATGGCAGTAGAGAGTCAATGGATACATCATTTGCAGATGTGCAAGACTTTCACAAAAGCAAAAATGGAAAtgtatcattcaatttcagtGGTAGGAATTTTGCGTTCCTGTCCACTGGTGAGGCTAAGCAATATTCTTCTCACCATTTAATGGTAGGTTCTGAGGTTGAAGTGCTAACTCAAGATAGTGGTATGAGAGGTTGTTGGTTTAGAGCTCGGATAATTAAGAAGCACAAAAATAAGGTGAAGTTGCAATACCAAGACATCCAGGATGCGGCTGATGAAGCTAACAAATTAGAG GAATGGATTTTGGTAACCAAGGTTGCCACTTCTGATGAAGTGGGTATTCGTGTTTCTGGCCGGACAGCTATTCGACCGTCTTCACAATTCACTAAAGGTAGTACTTCATGTATTGGTGTTGGGTCTGTTGTTGATGTCTGGTGGCATGATGGTTGGTGGGAAGGCCTTGTTGTTCAGGAGTTGGAAGATAAATTTCGTGTTCATTTCCCAG GAGAAAAGCGGGAATCAGTCTTTGGTATCGGTGATATAAGACAATCTCAGGAATGGCTAGGAAATCGGTGGATAAATTTGAAGGAAAGGCATGATCTTGTGAGTACCATACTCTGGGCCGGAAAGCAAGACGTAAGCAGATCCTATAATTTCAATACCGACAAAAACACCATTTGTGAGAGTGGACAGTGTGGTAAAGAAGCCACTGAGTGTAAAGGTTCTGCTGTTGAACCAGGAAATGAGAGGGCACAAGATGCGAGTGTTGTTCCAGATCTTTCAAAGGATGATCGGCTTTCTCAGTTGAAGTGGAAGTCATCTAGGAAGAGAAAACGTGTGACTTCGACCTGTGTACGGAAGCTGAATTGCAGTCGAAACCTCATCAAAAGCACTGCACAGTCAGTTGCTTGTGAACGATTTTTGATTCCTGCATCCTTAAAAGTCGATAATGAGAACTGCAAGAACATAGGTGATCCGTTATTCAGTTCTTCAGTAGTACCGCAGCTAACAAGCTTGGTAATGACTAGGTGA
- the LOC107946430 gene encoding uncharacterized protein isoform X1, translated as MVLPSQVPKKDARRIEFNNPRSFLLPGSSLASVESLSMPLVHEVVYSADIRCAECQMRIADIISRMNADTDSVLVNVLENKVTLTSRYPGSTKLGPRQVPVIYRNPISTMAMIKKLFRLSRS; from the exons ATGGTTCTCCCTAGTCAGGTGCCTAAGAAAGACGCCAGAAGAATTGAATTCAACAACCCAAGGAGCTTTTTACTTCCTGGAAGTAGTCTTGCCTCTGTCGAATCCTTATCCATGCCTCTC GTCCACGAAGTTGTTTACTCAGCAGATATTAGATGTGCAGAGTGTCAAATGAGAATAGCAGACATAATCTCAAGAATGAATG CAGATACAGATTCTGTTTTGGTAAATGTGTTGGAGAACAAGGTAACACTCACCTCTAGATACCCTGGAAGTACTAAGTTGGGTCCAAGGCAAGTTCCTGTTATTTATAGGAATCCTATCAGCACAATGGCCATGATCAAGAAGCTCTTTCGCTTGTCCCGTAGTTGA
- the LOC107946430 gene encoding uncharacterized protein isoform X2 yields the protein MVLPSQVPKKDARRIEFNNPRSFLLPGSSLASVESLSMPLVHEVVYSADIRCAECQMRIADIISRMNDTDSVLVNVLENKVTLTSRYPGSTKLGPRQVPVIYRNPISTMAMIKKLFRLSRS from the exons ATGGTTCTCCCTAGTCAGGTGCCTAAGAAAGACGCCAGAAGAATTGAATTCAACAACCCAAGGAGCTTTTTACTTCCTGGAAGTAGTCTTGCCTCTGTCGAATCCTTATCCATGCCTCTC GTCCACGAAGTTGTTTACTCAGCAGATATTAGATGTGCAGAGTGTCAAATGAGAATAGCAGACATAATCTCAAGAATGAATG ATACAGATTCTGTTTTGGTAAATGTGTTGGAGAACAAGGTAACACTCACCTCTAGATACCCTGGAAGTACTAAGTTGGGTCCAAGGCAAGTTCCTGTTATTTATAGGAATCCTATCAGCACAATGGCCATGATCAAGAAGCTCTTTCGCTTGTCCCGTAGTTGA